In Helianthus annuus cultivar XRQ/B chromosome 3, HanXRQr2.0-SUNRISE, whole genome shotgun sequence, a single window of DNA contains:
- the LOC110928160 gene encoding uncharacterized protein LOC110928160: MTQYIPLISFTNKHLLLPFHLTHNSKMDCLVLPVTIFSRGCSGHRLGYKRLTHDDDFFVGSEDLITVVVGKEKKKFLVDPFVLDENPFRVLIDLVNNKNKHSSSSRRMMNDLQKKRVLYVDVDAILFEHMLWLMHNDSSSLFNLNLKEIIDFYAQDY; this comes from the coding sequence ATGACACAATACATACCACTCATTTCATTCACAAACAAACACTTATTATTACCCTTTCATCTCACACATAACTCAAAAATGGATTGCTTGGTCCTACCCGTAACAATCTTTAGCCGCGGTTGTTCCGGTCATCGACTTGGTTATAAACGGCTAACCCATGACGACGACTTCTTTGTGGGTTCGGAAGATCTAATCACGGTGGTGGTGGGGAAGGAAAAGAAGAAGTTTTTGGTGGATCCATTTGTGTTAGATGAAAACCcgtttagggttttgattgatttgGTGAATAACAAGAAtaaacattcatcatcatcaagaagGATGATGAATGATTTGCAAAAGAAGAGAGTGTTGTATGTAGATGTTGATGCCATATTGTTTGAGCACATGCTATGGTTGATGCATAATGATTCATCTTCTTTGTTCAACCTTAATCTCAAGGAGATTATTGATTTCTATGCTCAAGATTACTAG
- the LOC110932340 gene encoding uncharacterized protein LOC110932340 yields MDDIPPLFLPIDISEDDDSSSSDSSLIFFQNLINEAAQVEDTGTSRKRKSVRLDRVKCHENLMRDYFVEEPVFNEEVFRQRFRMSKRLFLKILSDVQANNSWFQDAAYASGRKSFTSIQKVTSAIKQLATGNAPDEFDEYLNMSTRTSRESLEYFCETVCNLYASEFLRRPTSHDVALLYQAHEEKHHLPGMLGSLDCTHFVWRMYPTELRGQYMRGDHSHPTVMLEAVASQDLWIWHAFCGPAGSQNDNNVLQQSPLFLTERNGTAPKCPFYVNNHLYKRGYYLTDGIYPTWSVFEKSFPYPHIVKEKKFKRMVVYACIIMHNMILKDDGNVIAPVHIRDLPVEPVFEDTAYNELIDEDTHYRLKYDLIKHLGEQDLPHLLADSDNE; encoded by the exons ATGGATGATATACCACCGCTATTCCTTCCAATTGATATTAGTGAAGACGATGATTCTTCCTCGAGCGATAGTAGTTTAATTTTTTTCCAAAATCTTATTAACGAAGCCGCTCAAGTGGAAGACACAGGCACTTCTAGAAAAAGGAAATCTGTCCGTCTAGATCGAGTGAAATGTCACGAAAACCTTATGAGAGATTATTTTGTCGAGGAGCCCGTATTCAACGAAGAGGTTTTTCGTCAAAGGTTTCGTATGTCCAAAAGgttgtttttaaaaattttgagTGACGTGCAAGCGAATAACTCGTGGTTTCAAGACGCCGCGTATGCTAGTGGTAGGAAGAGTTTTACATCGATTCAAAAAGTTACTTCGGCGATTAAGCAACTAGCAACCGGTAATGCTCCAGACGAGTtcgacgagtatttaaatatgtccACAAGGACTTCCCGAGAAAGTCTAGAATATTTTTGCGAAACGGTATGTAATTTATACGCTTCCGAGTTTTTACGTAGACCTACTAGCCACGACGTTGCGCTCTTGTACCAAGCTCATGAGGAGAAACATCACCTTCCTGGGATGTTGGGTAGTCTTGATTGTACACATTTTGTTTGGAGAATGTATCCAACGGAGTTGCGGGGTCAATATATGAGGGGGGATCACAGTCACCCGACAGTTATGCTCGAAGCGGTGGCCTCTCaggatttatggatttggcatgctttttgtggtcCAGCAGGTTCGCAAAACGACAACAACGTGCTCCAACAATCTCCATTATTTCTTACTGAGCGAAATGGAACTGCACCAAAATGCCCATTTTACGTGAACAACCACTTGTACAAGCGTGGATACTATCTTACCGATGGAATCTACCCTACTTGGTCCGTGTTTGAGAAATCATTTCCGTATCCTCACATTGTGAAAGAAAagaagttcaagag GATGGTCGTATATGCGTGCATTATTATGCATAATATGATTCTAAAAGACGACGGAAACGTGATTGCACCGGTACATATTCGGGATCTTCCAGTCGAGCCCGTTTTCGAAGACACTGCTTATAACGAGCTCATTGATGAAGATACACATTATAGACTAAAATATGATCTTATAAAGCATCTTGGAGAACAAGATTTACCCCACCTTTTAGCGGATTCCGACAACGAATAG
- the LOC110930287 gene encoding uncharacterized protein LOC110930287, whose product MDIPMFSRLPTTNATPTTSVYCCNKLIVGLPDIYNKRRNATGRRMRVRAGVERNGGDGIDATERKNAGVGAGAGAGAGSGFSGSTMEVTTFNQSFPDTEFPVWDKIGAVVRLSYGIGIYGAMGLVGNFICSTTGIDSTGGYSPSLDAIVQGLGYAAPPIMALLFILDDEVVKVSPHARAIRDVEDEELRSFFYGMSPWQFIMIVAASSVGEELFYRAAVQGALAEVFLRWNDLVTNASGMAALTGVLPPYVPFAQAFAAVITAALTGSLYYVAASPKDPTYVVAPVLTSRSGRQEMKKLFAAWYERRQMKKIYSPLLEGLLALYLGFEWNQTNNILAPIITHGIYSATILGHGLWKIHDHRRRLRQRVQKLNLEENNSRVD is encoded by the exons ATGGACATTCCGATGTTTTCTCGACTTCCAACCACCAACGCAACCCCAACAACTTCTGTTTATTGTTGTAACAAACTTATTGTCGGGTTGCCGGATATATATAACAAACGAAGAAATGCTACAGGAAGAAGGATGAGAGTGAGAGCTGGGGTTGAGAGAAATGGTGGTGATGGGATTGATGCTACAGAGAGGAAGAATGCGGGTGTTGGTGCGGGTGCGGGTGCGGGTGCGGGTAGTGGGTTTTCGGGTTCTACTATGGAGGTGACTACATTTAACCAGAGCTTTCCGGATACGGAGTTTCCGGTTTGGGATAAGATTGGGGCGGTTGTTAGACTCAGCTATGGAattg GCATCTATGGGGCGATGGGTTTGGTAGGAAACTTTATATGCTCAACAACAGGAATCGATAGTACAGGAGGATACTCGCCGTCTTTAGATGCCATTGTGCAAGGACTCGGATATGCTGCTCCACCAATAATGGCTCTTCTATTTATACTAGAC GATGAAGTTGTGAAAGTGTCCCCTCATGCTCGTGCAATACGGGATGTAGAAGATGAGGAGTTACGAAGTTTTTTCTATGGAATGTCTCCATGGCAG TTTATAATGATAGTTGCAGCAAGCTCAGTTGGTGAGGAGCTATTTTACCGCGCTGCTGTTCAG GGTGCATTAGCGGAGGTGTTTTTGAGGTGGAACGATCTAGTCACGAATGCATCCGGAATGGCTGCACTG ACCGGGGTGCTGCCTCCATATGTGCCATTTGCTCAAGCGTTTGCAGCGGTTATCACAGCTGCACTTACGGGATCACTTTATTATGTGGCTGCATCTCCAAAAG ATCCTACTTATGTTGTAGCACCCGTTTTGACTTCACGTTCTGGTCGTCAAGAAATGAAGAAGCTTTTTGCAG CCTGGTATGAAAGGAGACAAATGAAGAAGATATATTCTCCATTACTTGAAGGTCTTCTAGCTCTTTACCTTGGATTTGAATGGAATCAG ACGAACAACATTTTAGCGCCGATTATCACACACGGGATTTACTCTGCAACGATTCTGGGGCATGGGCTTTGGAAGATTCATGATCATCGAAGAAGATTACGCCAGCGAGTTCAGAAGCTTAATCTTGAAGAAAATAACTCAAGAGTAGATTAA